A genomic stretch from Arachis stenosperma cultivar V10309 chromosome 3, arast.V10309.gnm1.PFL2, whole genome shotgun sequence includes:
- the LOC130967285 gene encoding uncharacterized protein LOC130967285, with the protein MDVVLGPGEEGRGAGVEGAASVASLRGRRRSPRQRAEPHTRTRPFGGTGGDSAIIMQELRHRVQNLERQLADQERDRQTTDPSYTPSPESQERDSHRSHVRRASASRTEAESTREESPIPRRRNDTIIYSRGKKTRRTRRDRDDGGERSERTRQPVIMGATPFHRSILEVRLPKHFDKPTDMRYDGTQDPLEHLTAFEVRMNLEGVGDEVRCRAFPVTLAGPAIRWFNSLPQGSIYGFSDISRAFLAQFTTRIAKAKHPINLLGITQRQGEPTRKYLDRFNDECLEIDGLTDLVASLCLTNGLLNENFRKHLTTKPVWTMHEIQTVAKEYINEEEVSQVVAANKRQSSYSQPRQQGNGERIKEQAREGAPSKAPRPFPRVGKFTNYTPLTLPIVEVYQQIAEKGILPKPRPLKDRTGRNKNFYCDYHKGYGHQTQDCFDLKDALEQAIREGKLAEFSHLIREPRRRYRDQDEEGKTRSAKRRQEPEDRDHGLTVINVVTAKNAAPRSRSAHKKDAKVLAVSSSVVRNSKKPPSISFGPEDQWFDDAPENPPMVITARVGTGLVKRILVDTGADSNIMFRNVFDALGLKDADLTTHQHGVIGLGDHFIKPDGVISLPISMG; encoded by the coding sequence ATGGATGTTGTGCTGGGCCCCGGAGAAGAAGGCCGAGGAGCCGGAGTAGAGGGGGCGGCCTCTGTCGCCTCACTAAGAGGACGGCGAAGGTCCCCCCGACAACGCGCTGAACCACACACAAGGACGCGACCCTTCGGGGGAACGGGCGGCGAcagcgccataataatgcagGAGCTGCGCCACAGGGTCCAAAACCTGGAACGGCAGCTGGCCGACCAGGAGCGCGACCGACAAACCACTGACCCCAGCTACACCCCATCTCCTGAAAGCCAAGAGAGAGACTCCCACCGAAGCCATGTGCGACGCGCCTCCGCATCCCGAACGGAAGCGGAGAGTACCCGTGAAGAATCACCCATCCCGAGAAGACGAAATGATACAATCATTTACTCCCGAGGCAAGAAAACGCGCCGCACGAGACGAGATCGCGATGATGGGGGAGAGAGGTCCGAGAGGACACGACAACCCGTGATAATGGGTGCCACCCCATTCCACCGATCCATCCTTGAAGTCCGGCTGCCGAAGCACTTCGACAAACCAACAGACATGAGGTACGATGGAACTCAAGACCCTCTGGAACACCTCACGGCCTTCGAAGTAAGGATGAATCTGGAGGGAGTAGGGGACGAGGTGAGGTGCCGAGCCTTCCCGGTAACCCTGGCAGGACCCGCGATCAGATGGTTTAACAGCCTCCCGCAAGGGTCAATCTACGGGTTCTCGGACATCAGCCGTGCCTTCCTGGCCCAGTTTACAACACGAATAGCAAAGGCAAAGCACCCGATCAACCTTCTGGGGATAACCCAGAGACAAGGAGAGCCgaccagaaaatacctggaCCGGTTCAACGACGAGTGCTTGGAAATCGACGGCCTAACCGATTTGGTGGCCAGCCTTTGCTTGacgaacggcctcctcaacgagaaCTTTCGAAAACACCTTACCACGAAACCAGTTTGGACGATGCACGAGATCCAAACGGTAGCCAAGGAGTATATAAACGAAGAGGAAGTCAGCCAagtcgtggctgccaataaaCGGCAGTCCAGCTACAGCCAACCTCGGCAACAAGGTAACGGAGAAAGAATAAAGGAACAAGCCAGGGAAGGAGCGCCAAGCAAGGCACCCAGGCCATTCCCCCGGGTCGGGAAATTCACCAACTACACTCCGCTCACTCTTCCCATCGTGGAAGTTTATCAGCAAATAGCCGAGAAAGGAATCCTGCCGAAGCCCCGACCACTCAAGGACCGTACAGGAAGAAATAAGAACTTCTATTGTGACTATCACAAAGGCTATGGTCACCAAACACAGGATTGCTTCGACCTGAAGGATGCACTAGAACAAGCGATAAGGGAAGGTAAGCTAGCAGAATTCTCCCATCTTATTAGGGAGCCGCGGAGGCGTTATCGCGACCAAGACGAAGAAGGCAAAACCCGTTCGGCAAAGAGGCGACAAGAGCCAGAAGACAGAGATCACGGCCTCACCGTGATAAACGTGGTGACGGCCAAAAACGCCGCGCCAAGGTCGCGATCGGCACACAAAAAAGATGCTAAGGTCTTGGCGGTCTCCTCCTCAGTGGTGCGAAATTCTAAAAAGCCCCCCTCCATTTCTTTCGGCCCGGAAGACCAGTGGTTCGACGACGCCCCAGAAAACCCACCCATGGTCATCacggccagagtgggaaccggcctcgtcaaacgAATCCTTGTCGACACGGGGGCTGACTCGAAcatcatgttccgcaacgtATTTGACGCACTGGGATTAAAGGACGCTGACCTGACGACTCACCAGCACGGGGTCATTGGATTgggcgaccacttcatcaaaccTGATGGAGTAATATCCCTGCCGATCTCAATGGGATAG